TCCTGTTCGCATCTTCAGTAGtaataatttctattttgttGAGCTCTTCTTTACTTTTTAGTAAATGATATGACACACTGATGAGTGTGACTCGCTCTTTTGTTGATGGATCTCTCAAACGGAATACTTGTATCCCCTCTACTTTAGTTTTAGCCACAAGCTTTTTTAGATTAATTCTAAACCTTCCTACAACTGAGTTGTGATCTGATCCCACATCAGCTCCGGGGTATGATTTTACTGATTTTATGGAATTTCGGTATCGTTTGCAGATGAGaaggtagtcaatttggtttctgatgACTTTATGTTGGTTGTCTGCTGGAGATTGCTGGAGTCTGCTGGGCAGCAGATCATAATAAGTATTCGCGACAATAAAATCGGTTTCTTGGCAGAATTGACCTAATCTGTCTCCTCTCTTGTTACTGGTGCCCAGTCCAAAGTTTCCAATAAAATCACCTTGACTTCCTCTACCGATTTTAAATTTAGATCTCCCATGATCATTGTAACGTCTCTAGACTTGATTACTTCTAAAGCTTGTTGTAATTCAATATAAAACTGTTTGAGCTCTTTATCCGACTTAGCATATACTTGAATTATATTGAGTCTAGATTGAGCTTTTTTAAGTGTTACTATCATAACTCTATCCGAGATGGGTAAGAAGCCAGTTACaaatttctgggtagttttgtCAACTCATATTGCTACTCCGTTCCAGTCATTTGCGTCATTGTCATTACCAGAGTAGTATATATTTGTTTGGCCTACTAATATTTCACCTGAATTGGGCCATCTGGTCTCACTTAGTCCTAATATTTTTATGTCAAGTCTTTCCATTTCCCGAATGACATTATGGACTTTACCTGCTTGGTATATTGACTTAACATTCCACTTGCCTATCTTCATACACTTCCTGTCGATTTTAGTCTTCTTTTTGGACGATGTGTTACTAATGGATATTTCACAGGGATTTCGTTTGATATCGACCTGAGAGATCCTGTGGCCTATGTGTGATTTGCCTCCCCTGCCGAATCTTGGCCTCCGATATCCATGATCAGTAAcagagttttattttttttttgttcagccATGACAATTGTACTAGGGAAATCTGTATAGAAACTTTAATGTAGTGATTTCCCCTTGTCTTCTACATTTTTATGCCattgacatttttttttgttcatccgccttcgagaccgatttctcaaccccaggacaaacGAGTGCTCTACCACTtactaactcatccgcccgaagccgttggtcgaTAAGTgggagattgcttataccggcaatcactcggtgaaATTCTCGCCATATGtagctaccctcacttagtttagcctgtaGACCAATGCAGGTGCCCAAGGTgcggcacgtggagccataagtgagagttggttatcttatgaggaccagttatcaagaaccatctcccgtctatgacgcttgATATGGTctttccgataaaaggtgctacctctataacacaactgtACACCCCAGATTCAGAATAGAACTGTTTAAATCAGCTGAGAACGGAGCTAGTAAAAGAGCACAAAAAAAAATCGTTTGGAAAGTCCCCAACTTTCAAGAGAAATTATAAGTTTAATTACGGCTAGAAATAAAGTAGAAAGAAGATAATCTGCCGAATACAGGTCAAAGAAAAAGATGTTACATATGTCCGAGATCAAGAAATCGTCAtttcaaacaaattttttaaactaCAGAAAAAACGTCGGTCCGCTCTGAACATGCAAGAAATATATGCACTAAATGTTACAATCAGTATGCGTTaattttcttatattatttttgtttattgctcatcgatttttgaaaaatataatattttatatggtACAAAGAAAACATTAAATGTGATTTAAAGCAATAATACAATGAAATGACAtaaaagaatagaatagaatagaaatatgctttattgtcactgaaaattgtacaattgtaTTGACAAAGCTCAGaaaagcaaaaaaataataataacaataacaattaaaatttactaaaattagacAAATTAATTGTCAATgtcacagaataaaacataataaaataaaatatacaatccagtGCAAAATATCAccaaattgcaaattgcataataaaaccttacaaactagtttacgaataagtttaagctgctgcgtgtgattcaaatatatatattatatatatatatatatatatatatatatatatatatatatatatatatatatatatatatatatatatatatatatatatatatatatatatatatatatatacttttgaatgtccataagcaataaaaaaccgatatacaaattttattacttaaataaaaattaaaattattgatatttcataaagacacgggcatataaattttcaaacatcctgtataagacaaaatatgtattttaagttgttcaaagaattgttcattaggccttagagacaagactttcaaatattatcgataagaaatttaaataagtcggttattgtggaatggatttacccggaataaaagtgtatatagaaagtgtttaaacaatagaccgggatttgcgttggtttttctccccgaaagattatatcggtaaaagtttattaacaaaagacattgaattgagaaacaggtatcgtttgtagctcttagtaagaaatatttgtaaagcagatagatttagttagaataattaaagaatgttgttttctgaaattacccgaatgacgttttatagagagagttggttggtaacgatatacgtcacagaggtggatgatttttattggtcaatttttgaatgcaaggaggtggtggttttggctatgagataggagagaggaaaaaagtagttagtcagttttcgtcgtccaagaaggaaggagctttgtgatttgtgtttgtttgaagtcccgaagacgtaattcaccgggtgtgtttatttgctgtgtaaaagctgaccagtgtgaggaacgggatacagagagatagaaaaaccaaagggtataagaatattaatatcagacgaagccggaaacatttggagttataaacaggcgcggagattggctcaaaaggaggctgcatagactaacacgagttgttgggttgcagatacaaggacagataggagaaaggtgtacgtcatctggaccacaataggagcagaagcagagaaaggatttttttttgtgtGGCCA
The genomic region above belongs to Diabrotica undecimpunctata isolate CICGRU chromosome 8, icDiaUnde3, whole genome shotgun sequence and contains:
- the LOC140449013 gene encoding uncharacterized protein, encoding MIVTLKKAQSRLNIIQVYAKSDKELKQFYIELQQALEVIKSRDVTMIMGDLNLKSVEEVKVILLETLDWAPQSPADNQHKVIRNQIDYLLICKRYRNSIKSVKSYPGADVGSDHNSVVGRFRINLKKLVAKTKVEGIQVFRLRDPSTKERVTLISVSYHLLKSKEELNKIEIITTEDANRKWHMLKDALISTCETTLTLKLIKNKNEWMTDEILHLMEARRSYKTKDKNKYNIIHTEMRRNIRDAKEIWYSDKCEEIEQLVEKHDNLNPHKRIIKEDNRRR